From a region of the Halomonas sp. HL-93 genome:
- a CDS encoding molybdopterin molybdotransferase MoeA → MAFALSGEAMNCGCTDRVTNRLIEVFAARQQLIKAAAPPKEPERISLADAFGRVLAKPVVAPLDMPGVDNSAMDGYALRTLDYQAVHQRGGLPVMLRVPAGAGVFALPEGGCARIFTGAPVPLGADAVIPQERVTVDLQGHIHIDGVPEPGANIRKQGEETRAGSTLLPQGSYLDAPAIALLVSHGIHNIAVNRRLRVAMFSTGDELIETGVERSPGQVYDSNRAMLNVLLMQTNCQVVDLGIVSDSPRLLHQTFSQAQANADLVICTGGISVGEEDHVRTVIEQRGGLHFHGVAIKPGKPFAFGYLGSAPSSPTPLIALPGNPVASLVGWQLLGRPFVHAMQNRQIEPLEHYPVTAGFTRRGPRGRCEWLRVVLEWADGAPIAQLAGGQGSHMLTGASQAAGYLMVNAGTDILEGAAYPYYPVYQFCS, encoded by the coding sequence ATGGCGTTTGCACTGAGCGGAGAGGCTATGAATTGCGGCTGTACTGATAGAGTAACTAACCGTCTGATCGAAGTGTTTGCCGCTCGGCAGCAGCTCATCAAGGCGGCTGCCCCACCTAAAGAGCCTGAGCGCATTTCTCTTGCCGACGCCTTTGGTCGGGTATTGGCGAAGCCTGTCGTCGCACCGCTGGATATGCCGGGTGTCGACAATAGCGCCATGGATGGCTATGCACTTCGAACGTTGGACTATCAGGCTGTCCATCAACGGGGTGGATTGCCTGTCATGCTGCGGGTTCCTGCTGGGGCTGGCGTTTTTGCGTTACCTGAGGGCGGGTGCGCGCGCATCTTTACCGGCGCGCCAGTCCCTCTCGGAGCCGATGCGGTGATTCCCCAAGAGCGGGTGACAGTCGACCTTCAAGGACATATCCACATTGATGGTGTACCTGAGCCAGGGGCGAATATTCGCAAGCAAGGTGAAGAAACCAGAGCCGGTAGTACGTTACTGCCTCAAGGTAGTTATCTTGATGCGCCTGCGATTGCCCTATTGGTAAGTCACGGTATTCATAACATTGCGGTTAATAGGCGCCTTCGCGTTGCCATGTTCTCAACGGGTGATGAACTGATCGAAACCGGAGTTGAGCGCTCGCCAGGGCAGGTATATGACAGTAATCGTGCGATGCTCAATGTGCTACTCATGCAGACAAATTGCCAGGTAGTGGATTTGGGCATCGTTTCTGATTCCCCCCGCTTACTGCACCAAACATTTTCCCAAGCTCAAGCAAACGCTGATTTGGTTATTTGCACCGGTGGCATATCGGTGGGAGAAGAAGATCATGTTCGTACCGTTATTGAGCAGCGAGGAGGCCTGCATTTTCATGGTGTCGCGATAAAACCGGGAAAACCCTTTGCATTTGGCTATCTAGGTTCAGCTCCGTCGTCACCCACACCATTAATTGCCTTGCCGGGCAATCCTGTTGCGTCGCTGGTGGGGTGGCAGCTATTGGGACGACCATTTGTTCACGCTATGCAGAACAGGCAGATAGAGCCTTTGGAGCATTACCCGGTAACGGCAGGATTTACACGTCGAGGCCCACGTGGGCGATGTGAGTGGTTGCGGGTGGTGCTTGAGTGGGCAGATGGGGCACCCATTGCCCAGCTCGCGGGTGGCCAGGGGTCTCATATGCTCACTGGGGCAAGCCAGGCTGCTGGTTACCTAATGGTTAATGCTGGGACAGATATTCTTGAAGGTGCTGCCTACCCGTACTATCCCGTTTATCAGTTTTGCTCTTAG
- a CDS encoding peptidylprolyl isomerase, translating into MQMIDIEQLPGAEASTPISVGGQDIAESDIASEMQYHPADSAGSAQVKAARALVVKELLRQRAEMLGLIDQGGDADDQVIAELLEKELVVPEPTDADCERFYALHPERFCEPTQLNVRHVLLAAAPDDAQARDAQYHQGVSLLDTLKQHPERFTECAMRYSACTSNEQGGELGWLLPGQTVAELDRALKHLPEGLHERPIASRYGWHLVMVDKRQEGQPLPYADVADQVRLSLYEQATRRGLRHYLLALESDIGVTGIAMDEETGNALMQ; encoded by the coding sequence ATGCAAATGATCGATATTGAACAGCTGCCCGGCGCAGAGGCGTCCACACCGATTAGTGTGGGCGGCCAGGATATTGCGGAAAGCGACATTGCCAGCGAAATGCAGTATCACCCGGCGGATTCGGCAGGTAGTGCGCAGGTAAAAGCCGCACGCGCACTGGTCGTCAAAGAGTTGTTACGCCAGCGTGCTGAGATGCTGGGCCTCATCGACCAGGGCGGCGATGCCGACGATCAGGTGATTGCCGAGCTGCTCGAAAAAGAGCTGGTGGTGCCGGAGCCTACAGATGCAGACTGTGAACGCTTCTACGCGCTTCACCCCGAACGCTTTTGCGAGCCCACCCAGCTTAACGTGCGGCATGTTCTGCTAGCCGCTGCCCCCGACGATGCCCAGGCGCGCGATGCGCAGTACCACCAGGGCGTCAGTCTACTTGACACACTTAAGCAGCATCCGGAACGCTTTACCGAATGTGCCATGCGGTATTCTGCCTGCACCTCCAACGAGCAAGGTGGTGAGTTGGGTTGGTTGCTGCCAGGGCAAACGGTGGCGGAGCTTGACCGTGCGCTGAAGCACCTACCGGAAGGCTTGCATGAGCGGCCTATCGCATCGCGTTACGGCTGGCACCTTGTCATGGTGGACAAGCGGCAGGAAGGGCAGCCATTACCTTACGCGGACGTGGCCGACCAGGTACGCCTTAGCTTGTACGAACAGGCGACCCGGCGCGGCCTGCGGCATTACCTACTGGCCCTTGAAAGCGACATCGGAGTAACCGGCATCGCCATGGATGAAGAAACCGGCAACGCACTAATGCAATAG
- the narI gene encoding respiratory nitrate reductase subunit gamma: MVSDYLHQLIYGYYPYLAGTVFLLGSLLRFDHGQYTWKTGSSQMLSSKNMRLASNLFHIGIITIFFGHLVGLLTPHWVYAPFMSAGTKQIIAIVVGGIAGVMCLVGGAMLAYRRLTNARVRASSSPMDTFMILLLVVQVSLGLLTIIPAMNHLDGGVMIQLAHWAQAVVFFQGGAASYLEGVGFIYKLHILVGLTIILVFPFTRLVHVWSAPFSYLTRRYQLVRKRG, from the coding sequence ATGGTTAGCGACTACCTTCATCAACTGATCTATGGCTACTATCCATACCTTGCCGGCACCGTCTTTTTGCTTGGCAGCCTGCTGCGCTTTGATCACGGCCAATACACCTGGAAAACCGGCTCAAGCCAAATGCTATCGTCAAAAAATATGCGTCTGGCGAGCAACTTGTTCCACATCGGTATCATCACCATCTTTTTTGGCCATCTGGTAGGGCTATTGACCCCGCACTGGGTCTACGCCCCTTTTATGAGCGCGGGCACAAAGCAAATCATCGCCATTGTAGTGGGCGGTATTGCCGGGGTTATGTGCTTGGTGGGCGGTGCCATGCTGGCCTATAGGCGTCTTACTAATGCACGCGTTCGCGCGTCTTCAAGCCCCATGGACACGTTCATGATTTTGCTGCTGGTCGTGCAGGTGTCACTCGGTTTGCTGACGATTATTCCGGCAATGAACCACCTTGATGGCGGGGTGATGATTCAACTGGCTCACTGGGCGCAGGCGGTTGTTTTCTTCCAGGGCGGCGCTGCCAGTTATCTCGAAGGCGTGGGCTTCATCTACAAGCTGCACATTCTGGTCGGCTTGACGATTATCCTGGTCTTTCCCTTCACGCGCCTCGTTCACGTCTGGAGTGCCCCTTTTAGCTATCTCACTCGCCGTTATCAACTTGTGCGCAAACGGGGTTAA
- the narJ gene encoding nitrate reductase molybdenum cofactor assembly chaperone produces the protein MGNVAENIIPPVQQGMLSLRVLARLLDYPTTELQQATGEMIDLLDAEKRWRAPLRQQLMTWCQRIADADLLELQAEYVALFDKGRATSLLLFEHVHGESRDRGQAMVDLMNEYQAAGFELDARELPDYLPLFLEYLSTRSEGEIARWLGEIQHILALLTARMEARDADHALVPYALLALIGAEQNVHAHRDEVSAEAPDDTPEALDAVWEEEAVRFSADSDQDCALQSAEGRRLVERKKSVPSDPITIMPSSVSAASSLTER, from the coding sequence ATGGGTAACGTTGCTGAAAATATCATCCCACCCGTTCAGCAGGGCATGTTGAGCCTGCGTGTGCTGGCGCGGCTGCTGGATTACCCCACCACCGAGCTACAGCAGGCGACGGGTGAGATGATCGACCTGCTGGACGCTGAAAAACGCTGGCGTGCCCCATTGCGTCAACAGTTGATGACCTGGTGTCAGCGGATTGCAGATGCCGACCTGCTGGAGCTGCAAGCGGAGTATGTCGCGCTGTTTGATAAAGGCCGTGCAACCTCACTGCTGCTGTTCGAACACGTGCATGGTGAGTCGCGCGACCGAGGGCAGGCCATGGTGGACTTGATGAACGAGTACCAGGCCGCCGGGTTCGAGTTGGACGCCCGGGAATTGCCCGACTATTTACCGCTCTTTCTGGAATACCTGTCGACACGGTCCGAAGGAGAGATCGCCCGCTGGTTAGGCGAGATTCAACACATCCTGGCCCTGCTGACGGCGCGTATGGAAGCGCGTGATGCGGATCATGCGTTAGTGCCGTATGCGCTATTAGCGCTGATCGGCGCAGAACAAAACGTCCACGCCCACCGTGACGAAGTGAGCGCAGAAGCGCCTGATGACACGCCGGAAGCATTGGACGCCGTATGGGAAGAGGAGGCAGTGCGTTTTTCAGCAGACTCTGACCAGGACTGCGCGCTGCAATCTGCCGAAGGGCGCCGCCTGGTGGAGCGCAAAAAGTCGGTACCCAGCGACCCTATTACCATCATGCCCAGCAGTGTTTCTGCCGCGTCCAGCCTAACAGAGCGCTAA
- the narH gene encoding nitrate reductase subunit beta: MKIRSQVGMVLNLDKCIGCHTCSVTCKNVWTSREGVEYAWFNNVETKPGIGYPKEWENQAKWKGGWMRRRDGKIEPRIGGKWRVLANIFANPDLPEVDDYYEPFDFDYQHLHTAKQGDHQPVARPRSLISGKRMNKIEWGPNWEEILGTEFAKRRKDVNFEQVQADIYGQFENTFMMYLPRLCEHCLNPTCVASCPSGAIYKREEDGIVLIDQDKCRGWRMCISGCPYKKIYYNWKSGKSEKCIFCYPRIESGQPTVCSETCVGRIRYLGVLLYDADRIEEVASAPSEQDLYHRQREIFLDPHDPEVIAQAKQDGIADNVIKAAQESPVYKLAMDWGLALPLHPEYRTLPMVWYVPPLSPIQSAAEAGKVEFDGVLPKIESLRIPVQYLANMLTAGEEAPVVLALKRLMAMRVYMRGKHVEGSVNSEVLDAVGLTEAQVEDMYRYLAIADYEDRFVIPTSHREMATDAFPERGGCGFSFGDGCHGESSASLFNGRSTTTTLVKPVETYDPQAQQEDARHG; this comes from the coding sequence ATGAAGATTCGCTCGCAAGTCGGCATGGTCTTGAATCTCGACAAATGCATCGGCTGCCACACCTGTTCCGTCACTTGCAAAAATGTCTGGACGAGCCGCGAAGGCGTTGAGTACGCCTGGTTCAACAACGTCGAGACCAAGCCCGGTATTGGTTACCCAAAAGAGTGGGAAAACCAAGCCAAATGGAAGGGCGGTTGGATGCGCCGCCGCGACGGCAAAATAGAGCCGCGTATCGGAGGCAAATGGCGTGTGTTGGCCAACATCTTCGCCAACCCGGACCTGCCCGAAGTCGACGACTATTACGAACCGTTCGATTTTGATTACCAGCACCTGCATACCGCCAAGCAGGGTGATCACCAGCCGGTCGCCCGCCCGCGTTCGCTGATCTCTGGCAAACGGATGAACAAAATTGAGTGGGGGCCCAACTGGGAAGAAATTCTAGGCACTGAGTTTGCCAAGCGGCGTAAAGACGTTAATTTCGAACAGGTGCAAGCTGACATTTACGGCCAGTTTGAAAACACCTTCATGATGTATCTGCCACGTCTGTGCGAGCACTGCTTGAACCCGACCTGTGTGGCGAGCTGCCCGAGCGGAGCGATCTACAAGCGCGAAGAAGACGGCATTGTACTGATTGATCAGGACAAATGCCGCGGCTGGCGGATGTGTATCTCCGGCTGTCCGTATAAGAAGATCTATTACAACTGGAAGAGCGGAAAATCCGAAAAGTGTATCTTCTGCTACCCGCGTATCGAGTCCGGTCAGCCGACGGTTTGCTCGGAAACCTGCGTAGGCCGTATTCGCTATCTAGGGGTACTGCTTTACGACGCCGATCGCATTGAAGAAGTCGCCAGTGCCCCCAGCGAGCAGGACCTTTACCACCGTCAGCGGGAGATATTCCTGGATCCTCATGACCCCGAGGTGATTGCTCAGGCAAAACAAGACGGTATTGCCGATAACGTCATCAAGGCGGCGCAGGAATCCCCTGTGTATAAGCTGGCGATGGACTGGGGGCTGGCACTGCCGCTGCACCCTGAGTACCGCACCTTGCCCATGGTCTGGTACGTGCCGCCGCTGTCGCCCATTCAGTCGGCTGCTGAGGCCGGAAAGGTCGAGTTTGACGGCGTACTGCCCAAGATCGAGTCGCTGCGCATCCCCGTCCAATACCTTGCCAACATGCTTACCGCCGGCGAGGAAGCGCCCGTTGTGTTGGCCCTAAAACGCTTAATGGCCATGCGTGTCTACATGCGCGGCAAGCACGTGGAAGGTAGCGTTAATAGCGAGGTGCTGGATGCGGTCGGCCTCACCGAAGCACAAGTAGAAGACATGTACCGCTACCTGGCAATCGCAGACTACGAAGATCGTTTTGTGATTCCCACCAGCCATCGTGAGATGGCAACGGATGCTTTCCCTGAACGGGGCGGTTGCGGCTTCAGTTTCGGTGACGGTTGCCATGGCGAAAGCTCAGCAAGCCTGTTCAATGGCCGTTCGACCACCACGACCTTGGTAAAGCCGGTGGAAACCTACGACCCACAAGCTCAGCAAGAGGATGCGCGCCATGGGTAA
- a CDS encoding nitrate reductase subunit alpha, which yields MSHFIDRLNFFRKAREPFADEHGEVRQEDRQWEDSYRRRWQHDKVVRSTHGVNCTGSCSWKIYVKNGLVTWETQQTDYPRTRPDLPNHEPRGCPRGASYSWYMYSANRLKYPLIRKPLLKLWRDALEENKDPVEAWASIVSDPAKTKEYKRARGMGGFVRADWDELNELIAASNVYTAKQFGPDRIIGFSPIPAMSMVSYAAGSRYLSLIGGVCMSFYDWYCDLPPASPMTWGEQTDVPESADWYNSGYIIAWGSNVPQTRTPDAHFFTEVRYKGTKTVSITPDYAEVSKLTDEWLSAKQGTDAALAMAMGHVILKEFHLENPSAYFTDYVRRYTDMPCLVELEQRADGTLVPGRQLRASDFADNLGQSNNPEWKTLVWDETRHQLVVPRGSIGFRWGEDEANQGKWNLEPLDAEGGEIKPLLSLASQHDAVARVAFPYFGGIEHEHFDHVAGDNGDLLYHCLPAKRLSKADGNDVLAVTVFDLMCANYGIDRGFGKPGEDDGATSYDQIKPYTPAWQEKITGVSAEQATRIAREFADNAHKTNGRSMIIVGAGMNHWYHMDMNYRGLINMLVMCGCIGQSGGGWAHYVGQEKLRPQTGWLPLAFGLDWTRPPRHMNSTSFFYNHSSQWRYEKLEIKEILSPLADTSRHTGSLIDYNVRAERMGWLPSAPQLSTNPLHIAQAAKAAGMSSKDYVVEQLKKGALSFAAEDPDNPQNFPRNMFIWRSNLLGSSGKGHEYMLKYLLGTRHGIQGKDLGDFGGQKPEEVTWHDEAPEGKLDLLVTLDFRMSTTCLYSDIVLPTATWYEKNDLNTSDMHPFIHPLTAATDPAWESRSDWDIYKGIAKAFSKACVGHLGEETDLVTLPMQHDSPGELAQVNVNDWKKGECAPIPGKTMPALMEVQRNYPETYERFTSLGPALEKLGNGGKGISWNTDSEVELLGKLNKRKLTGSSKGRPCIESAIDAAETVLTLAPETNGQVAVKAWGALGKITGLDHTHLARPKAEEKIRFRDIVAQPRKIISSPTWSGLEDEHVSYNAGYTNVHELIPWRTVSGRQQFYQDHPWMRDFGESLLVYRPPINTKAAENFQLPEDNGFKSKALNFLTPHQKWGIHSTYSDNLLMLTLNRGGPVVWLSETDAGEIGIEDNDWLEVYNANGSIAARAVVSQRVKTGTVMMYHAQERQVNVPGSEITGTRGGIHNSVTRVCPKPTHMIGGYAQLSYSFNYYGTVGSNRDEFVLVRKMKHIDWLDGENNDTVQEAVK from the coding sequence ATGAGTCATTTCATTGACCGGCTGAACTTTTTTCGCAAAGCGCGAGAGCCCTTTGCCGATGAGCATGGCGAAGTCCGCCAGGAGGACCGCCAATGGGAAGACAGTTATCGTCGACGCTGGCAGCACGATAAAGTCGTGCGATCAACGCACGGGGTTAACTGCACAGGCTCTTGCAGCTGGAAAATTTACGTCAAAAATGGCTTGGTCACCTGGGAAACCCAGCAGACCGATTACCCGCGCACCCGCCCCGATCTGCCCAACCATGAGCCTCGCGGCTGCCCCCGTGGGGCCAGCTACTCCTGGTACATGTACAGCGCCAACCGCTTGAAGTACCCGCTGATAAGAAAGCCCTTGCTTAAGCTGTGGCGTGACGCGTTGGAAGAAAACAAAGATCCGGTAGAAGCCTGGGCGTCCATCGTCAGTGATCCAGCCAAGACCAAAGAGTACAAGCGGGCACGCGGCATGGGCGGCTTTGTGCGGGCTGACTGGGACGAGCTTAACGAGCTGATCGCGGCGTCTAACGTGTACACCGCTAAACAGTTTGGTCCTGACCGTATTATCGGTTTTTCGCCGATTCCCGCCATGTCGATGGTCAGCTATGCCGCAGGCAGCCGCTACCTGTCGCTGATTGGCGGTGTGTGCATGAGCTTCTACGACTGGTACTGCGATTTACCACCTGCCTCGCCGATGACCTGGGGCGAGCAGACCGATGTGCCCGAGTCCGCCGACTGGTACAACTCTGGCTACATCATTGCCTGGGGCTCCAACGTACCCCAAACCCGCACGCCGGATGCGCACTTTTTTACCGAAGTACGCTACAAGGGCACCAAGACCGTCTCCATCACGCCGGACTATGCGGAAGTCTCCAAGCTCACCGATGAGTGGTTATCTGCCAAGCAGGGCACCGATGCGGCGCTTGCCATGGCCATGGGGCATGTGATTCTCAAGGAGTTTCACCTGGAAAACCCCAGCGCCTACTTTACGGATTATGTGCGGCGCTATACCGATATGCCATGTCTGGTGGAGCTGGAGCAGCGCGCCGACGGCACGTTGGTACCCGGCCGCCAGCTACGCGCCAGCGACTTTGCCGACAACCTGGGGCAGAGCAATAACCCCGAGTGGAAAACGCTGGTGTGGGATGAAACCCGCCATCAGCTAGTGGTGCCGCGGGGCTCGATTGGTTTTCGGTGGGGCGAAGACGAAGCCAACCAGGGCAAGTGGAACCTGGAACCCCTTGATGCGGAAGGAGGGGAGATCAAGCCCTTGCTTAGCCTTGCCAGCCAGCACGACGCCGTGGCCCGCGTGGCGTTCCCGTATTTCGGCGGTATCGAGCACGAGCACTTCGACCACGTGGCCGGTGACAATGGTGACCTTTTATACCATTGCCTGCCCGCCAAGCGACTGAGCAAAGCCGACGGCAACGACGTGCTGGCGGTGACCGTTTTCGACCTGATGTGTGCCAACTACGGGATCGACCGAGGGTTCGGCAAGCCGGGCGAAGACGACGGAGCCACATCTTATGATCAGATCAAGCCGTATACGCCTGCATGGCAAGAGAAGATCACCGGGGTCTCCGCTGAGCAAGCCACGCGCATTGCCCGAGAATTTGCTGACAACGCCCATAAAACCAATGGCCGCAGCATGATCATTGTGGGTGCCGGTATGAACCACTGGTACCACATGGACATGAACTACCGCGGCCTGATCAACATGCTGGTGATGTGCGGCTGTATTGGCCAAAGCGGCGGCGGCTGGGCGCACTACGTCGGCCAGGAAAAGCTGCGCCCACAGACCGGTTGGCTACCGCTAGCCTTCGGCCTAGACTGGACACGCCCGCCACGCCACATGAACTCCACTTCCTTCTTCTACAACCATTCCTCCCAGTGGCGCTACGAAAAGCTGGAGATCAAGGAGATCCTGTCGCCCCTGGCGGATACCTCGCGGCATACTGGCAGCCTGATCGATTACAACGTGCGTGCCGAGCGCATGGGCTGGCTACCTTCTGCGCCACAGCTGTCGACCAATCCGCTGCATATCGCCCAGGCGGCTAAAGCCGCGGGCATGTCGAGCAAAGATTACGTCGTCGAGCAGTTGAAAAAAGGTGCGCTGTCCTTTGCTGCCGAAGACCCGGACAACCCGCAGAACTTCCCGCGCAATATGTTTATCTGGCGCTCCAACCTGCTTGGCAGCTCCGGCAAGGGGCATGAATACATGCTGAAGTACCTGCTGGGCACGCGCCACGGTATTCAAGGCAAAGATCTGGGCGATTTCGGCGGCCAGAAACCCGAAGAAGTGACATGGCACGATGAGGCACCGGAAGGCAAGCTCGATCTGCTGGTAACGCTGGATTTCCGCATGTCGACCACCTGCCTGTATTCAGACATCGTGCTGCCCACGGCGACCTGGTACGAGAAAAACGACCTCAACACCTCGGATATGCACCCGTTTATCCACCCGTTAACGGCAGCGACCGATCCTGCATGGGAGTCGCGTAGTGACTGGGATATTTACAAGGGCATCGCTAAAGCATTTTCGAAAGCTTGCGTGGGCCACCTGGGGGAAGAGACCGACCTGGTTACACTCCCTATGCAGCATGACTCCCCTGGCGAGCTGGCCCAGGTTAACGTGAACGATTGGAAGAAAGGCGAATGCGCCCCTATCCCTGGGAAAACGATGCCGGCGCTAATGGAAGTTCAGCGCAATTATCCCGAGACTTATGAGCGCTTTACTTCGCTGGGCCCGGCGCTTGAGAAACTCGGAAATGGTGGCAAAGGCATAAGCTGGAACACCGATTCTGAAGTAGAACTACTGGGTAAGCTCAATAAACGCAAGCTTACAGGCTCCTCGAAAGGGCGGCCGTGTATTGAGTCTGCGATAGACGCCGCTGAAACCGTGCTGACACTTGCGCCAGAAACCAACGGTCAGGTGGCGGTTAAGGCCTGGGGCGCGCTTGGCAAGATTACCGGTCTCGACCACACCCACTTGGCGCGGCCCAAGGCAGAGGAGAAAATTCGTTTCCGCGATATCGTCGCCCAGCCGCGCAAGATTATCTCAAGCCCCACCTGGTCTGGCCTGGAAGACGAGCACGTTTCCTATAACGCCGGTTACACCAACGTCCACGAGTTGATTCCCTGGCGCACGGTAAGCGGTCGTCAGCAGTTCTATCAGGATCACCCCTGGATGCGAGACTTCGGCGAGAGCCTGTTGGTCTATCGCCCGCCGATCAATACCAAGGCAGCGGAAAACTTCCAGCTTCCCGAAGACAACGGCTTCAAGAGCAAGGCGCTGAACTTCCTGACGCCGCACCAGAAGTGGGGGATCCACTCCACCTACTCCGATAACCTGCTCATGCTGACGCTGAACCGCGGCGGCCCGGTGGTATGGCTCTCCGAAACGGATGCCGGCGAAATCGGCATCGAAGACAACGACTGGCTTGAAGTCTACAACGCCAACGGCTCGATTGCCGCCCGCGCCGTGGTCAGCCAGCGCGTCAAAACGGGCACGGTGATGATGTATCACGCCCAGGAGCGCCAAGTGAACGTGCCCGGTTCTGAAATCACCGGTACCCGTGGCGGTATTCACAACTCGGTGACCCGCGTGTGTCCCAAACCCACCCACATGATCGGTGGCTATGCGCAGCTTTCCTATAGCTTCAACTACTACGGCACGGTGGGCTCCAACCGCGATGAGTTCGTGCTGGTGCGCAAAATGAAGCATATCGATTGGCTCGATGGCGAAAATAACGACACCGTCCAGGAGGCCGTGAAATGA
- a CDS encoding NnrS family protein has translation MAVPSLSQRLPLMRLAFRPFFWFGALFSVLAMLVWLGFWHGNVWLSPHGGMLWWHQHEMLFGFGSAIIAGFLLTAVQNWTGRPSLSGWPLLALLIIWLTARILIAFAYLPGWLILLVDAAFLPLVALAMAKRVIAVRMWRNLMFVPVLLALAVANISMHMAVINPGAINNSALFIREASHFAMLVITLLMVLLGGRMIPFFTSRKLGFDQPARYRLLELASIGTLAAIVILQAVSLLSDLRANKLMAALMLIAAVSNAWRLSHWQGWRSFREPLLWGLHASYAFIPLGLVMWAWQLISGQHVESALHALAIGSMGTMILAMMARVSLGHTGRPIQTLPGIGVALTVLLLAALLRSVWLVLFPYSNQWVYSIVIIAWCISYLIFLLHYTVPLFTARADGNDG, from the coding sequence ATGGCCGTTCCCTCCCTTTCCCAACGCTTACCGCTGATGCGTCTGGCGTTTCGACCTTTCTTTTGGTTTGGCGCGTTATTCAGTGTACTCGCCATGCTCGTATGGCTTGGCTTTTGGCACGGGAATGTTTGGCTCTCGCCCCATGGTGGAATGTTGTGGTGGCACCAACATGAAATGCTGTTTGGTTTTGGCAGCGCCATTATCGCGGGTTTTTTACTGACAGCCGTACAAAACTGGACAGGCCGGCCTAGCCTTTCTGGCTGGCCACTACTGGCTTTGTTGATCATTTGGCTGACCGCACGGATTCTTATTGCCTTCGCCTACCTGCCTGGATGGCTAATCCTGCTAGTGGATGCGGCGTTTTTACCGCTAGTGGCACTGGCCATGGCGAAACGCGTCATTGCCGTTCGCATGTGGCGCAACCTGATGTTCGTTCCAGTGCTCCTGGCGTTAGCCGTCGCCAATATCTCGATGCACATGGCTGTTATCAATCCCGGCGCTATCAACAACAGCGCGCTTTTCATACGTGAAGCAAGCCATTTTGCCATGCTGGTTATTACCCTGCTTATGGTGCTGCTGGGCGGGCGTATGATTCCATTTTTTACATCCCGAAAATTGGGATTTGACCAGCCAGCGCGCTATCGCCTACTGGAGCTAGCCAGCATCGGCACCCTGGCGGCAATCGTCATCTTGCAGGCGGTGAGCCTACTTAGTGATCTACGCGCCAATAAGCTGATGGCGGCGCTAATGTTGATAGCTGCCGTGAGCAATGCCTGGCGCTTAAGCCATTGGCAAGGATGGAGAAGCTTTCGGGAACCACTTCTTTGGGGGCTACATGCCAGCTACGCATTTATCCCTTTAGGGCTAGTAATGTGGGCTTGGCAATTGATATCGGGGCAGCACGTCGAAAGCGCCCTTCATGCGCTAGCCATTGGCAGTATGGGCACCATGATCTTGGCGATGATGGCAAGAGTCTCACTCGGCCACACCGGCCGCCCTATCCAAACATTACCTGGTATAGGGGTAGCGCTGACTGTACTACTTTTAGCGGCGCTGCTTCGCTCGGTGTGGCTGGTGTTATTTCCTTACTCAAACCAATGGGTGTACAGCATCGTGATCATCGCCTGGTGCATTAGCTATTTGATATTTCTGCTGCACTATACCGTACCGCTTTTCACTGCCCGGGCTGACGGCAACGATGGTTAA
- a CDS encoding SirB2 family protein: MVEHYVLLKHLHISAAYATLAFFILRAYWSVQERRVLQAQWVKVVPHIIDTALLALGVTLAVTLNFWPLPGWLSAKIAALVIYILLGTVAIKRGKTPKIRAGAAVAAVIVFIYILAVATHRTPFF; the protein is encoded by the coding sequence GTGGTAGAACATTATGTATTACTTAAGCATCTTCATATCTCGGCGGCCTATGCAACCCTGGCTTTTTTTATCCTGCGAGCATATTGGTCAGTGCAAGAACGACGAGTGCTTCAGGCGCAGTGGGTCAAAGTAGTGCCCCACATTATTGATACGGCTCTGCTGGCATTGGGAGTTACGCTTGCCGTTACGCTCAACTTTTGGCCACTACCGGGCTGGCTAAGCGCTAAAATTGCCGCGTTGGTGATCTACATTTTGCTGGGCACGGTCGCCATCAAGCGTGGCAAAACGCCAAAGATACGCGCCGGAGCGGCGGTTGCCGCGGTCATCGTGTTTATCTATATCCTGGCTGTCGCGACACACCGTACGCCGTTCTTTTAA